The following proteins come from a genomic window of Candidatus Thiodiazotropha sp. CDECU1:
- the pilG gene encoding twitching motility response regulator PilG, with protein sequence MDISGVKVMVIDDSKTIRRTAESLLKKAGCEVTTATDGFEALAKIADHHPDVIFVDIMMPRLDGYQTCALIKHNDVFKNIPVIMLSSKDGLFDRARGRIVGSEQYLTKPFTKDELLGAIKRYVNHAA encoded by the coding sequence ATGGACATCTCCGGTGTAAAGGTCATGGTCATCGATGATAGTAAAACTATCCGAAGGACAGCCGAAAGCCTTTTGAAGAAGGCAGGGTGTGAAGTCACAACTGCCACAGATGGTTTCGAAGCGTTGGCGAAGATTGCCGATCACCATCCGGATGTGATTTTCGTCGATATCATGATGCCGCGGCTCGATGGCTACCAGACATGTGCCCTGATCAAACATAACGATGTCTTCAAGAATATTCCTGTGATCATGCTCTCGAGCAAGGATGGACTGTTCGACAGGGCTCGTGGACGCATTGTCGGATCGGAGCAGTACCTTACCAAGCCGTTTACCAAGGATGAATTACTCGGAGCAATCAAACGCTATGTCAATCATGCAGCATGA
- a CDS encoding response regulator, which produces MKNIFRKGREQSVETDVPVSTHTKARVLVVDDSPTEIHIFKKILEKQGYQILVAKDGQEGVDIAMQELPDIILMDVVMPVLNGFQATRQLKNNDSTANIPVIMVTTKGQQTDKNWGMRQGATEYLVKPVAPAELLNKIKALIDA; this is translated from the coding sequence ATGAAAAATATATTTCGCAAGGGTCGCGAACAATCCGTCGAAACTGATGTGCCGGTGTCGACTCACACAAAGGCCAGGGTTCTGGTGGTCGATGATTCGCCTACTGAGATCCATATCTTCAAAAAAATCCTGGAAAAACAAGGATATCAAATACTTGTAGCGAAGGATGGCCAAGAAGGTGTCGATATAGCCATGCAGGAACTGCCTGACATCATACTCATGGATGTGGTGATGCCCGTCCTGAACGGCTTCCAGGCCACCAGACAGCTGAAAAATAATGACTCCACGGCAAATATACCGGTCATTATGGTTACCACCAAGGGTCAGCAGACAGATAAAAACTGGGGTATGCGCCAAGGTGCCACGGAATACTTGGTAAAACCTGTGGCCCCTGCTGAATTGCTGAATAAGATCAAGGCGTTGATCGATGCCTGA
- a CDS encoding rhodanese-like domain-containing protein, protein MAVLISILSLQAFADEPQAGKELEIKLTGNQSYLHVIHKGQSVRVQRVQDPEYVLKGYYAKTARKCPPFCLQPMQVDPRVATVGEVELFDFMQTTLRDDRGFLIDARTPEWFERGTIPGSINIPFTVLSKVGTPENDDALKLFGGKSRGEVGAFSRKLEKMGIINSEGKTDKWDFSNAKELVLWCNGPECGQSPRAIKGLLSVGYPANKIFYYRGGMQLWQLWGLTTVVPEG, encoded by the coding sequence ATGGCAGTCTTGATATCGATCTTGTCGTTGCAGGCATTTGCGGATGAGCCGCAGGCTGGAAAGGAACTGGAAATCAAGCTCACTGGTAATCAATCCTATCTTCACGTCATCCATAAGGGGCAGTCGGTGAGGGTTCAACGGGTCCAGGACCCTGAATATGTGCTCAAGGGCTACTATGCAAAGACTGCCCGGAAATGCCCGCCGTTCTGCCTTCAGCCCATGCAGGTGGATCCCAGGGTGGCTACGGTCGGTGAGGTTGAGCTGTTCGACTTTATGCAGACGACATTGCGTGATGACCGGGGATTCCTGATTGATGCCCGTACCCCTGAATGGTTTGAACGTGGCACCATCCCCGGATCGATCAACATACCTTTTACTGTACTCAGCAAAGTAGGTACGCCTGAGAATGATGATGCGTTGAAGCTTTTCGGGGGTAAGTCCAGGGGTGAGGTTGGTGCTTTCTCCCGCAAGCTTGAGAAAATGGGCATTATCAATAGCGAAGGAAAAACGGATAAATGGGATTTCAGCAATGCCAAAGAGCTCGTTCTCTGGTGTAATGGTCCGGAATGCGGGCAATCTCCCAGGGCTATCAAAGGGCTCTTGAGTGTGGGTTACCCAGCCAACAAAATTTTTTACTACAGAGGTGGTATGCAATTGTGGCAGCTGTGGGGACTGACAACCGTGGTGCCGGAAGGATGA
- a CDS encoding chemotaxis protein CheW, with protein sequence MPDTTLAPAASLETPQAVVELLAELEQRCRDRAYGLPQQKLIQSYWEGVMFYVGDDRFVAPLSSVKEILNHPSSLTPVPGSKPWMMGVANVRGTLIPVVDLQLYLIGKRTRHGRRSRVLVITLGSGFTGVLVGEMVGMRHFARETARKTHFTDDKFLKYVQFEFDQDGMTWPVFSLSALAEDSGFQIAAT encoded by the coding sequence ATGCCTGATACAACCCTTGCGCCTGCCGCTTCGCTTGAGACACCACAAGCTGTAGTGGAGCTTCTCGCGGAACTGGAACAGCGCTGTAGGGATAGAGCCTATGGTCTCCCACAGCAGAAGCTGATACAGAGCTATTGGGAAGGCGTGATGTTCTATGTCGGGGATGACCGATTCGTCGCCCCATTGAGTAGTGTGAAAGAGATTCTCAACCATCCCTCTTCATTAACGCCCGTACCAGGTTCCAAGCCCTGGATGATGGGAGTGGCGAATGTACGCGGGACTCTTATTCCGGTAGTTGACCTACAGCTCTATCTCATCGGTAAAAGAACCCGGCATGGCAGACGCAGCCGGGTGCTTGTGATCACCCTGGGAAGTGGATTCACCGGGGTTTTGGTAGGTGAGATGGTCGGCATGCGTCATTTTGCCAGGGAGACTGCGAGAAAGACGCATTTCACAGACGATAAATTTTTAAAATATGTTCAATTCGAATTTGATCAGGATGGCATGACTTGGCCGGTTTTCAGTCTCTCCGCATTGGCGGAAGATTCAGGCTTTCAGATTGCTGCGACCTGA